CTCTTCATCCTCAATCGCCTGTTGCAACACTTGCTCAATTTCCGACGAGTTCAGCGACTTTAAAATATACACCCGTGCACGGGAAAGCAACGCGCTGTTCAATTCAAAAGAGGGATTTTCCGTGGTCGCGCCAATAAAAATAATGGTTCCCTCTTCAATATGCGGCAAAAAAGCATCCTGCTGGCTTTTGTTAAACCGATGCACTTCATCTACAAATAACACCGTACGTCGATCGGCTAGACGATTTTGTTTTGCTTTATCAATGGCTTCGCGAATTTCTTTAATCCCGCCGGTCACTGCAGAAATACGCTCCACATCCGCATTAATGCGCTGCGCGATAATTTCAGCAAGCGTGGTTTTCCCCGTCCCCGGCGGTCCCCAAAAAATCATCGAATGAATATGTCCGGCTTCAATAGCTTTGCGCAGCGGTTTGCCCGCGCCAATTAAATGGGTTTGCCCGCAATATTGCGCCAAGGTGGTTGGTCGCATTCTAGCAGCTAAAGGACGAAAATCATTTTCAGCGAAATCAAAACTTAGATTAGCCATAACAAAGATCTCATGAGTTGGTCAATGAAAAATCAATAAATTACATCTTGATAAATATAAAAAGGTGCGTAAAAACGCACCTATCATAGCATAATTTACTGTTTATTTTTTGCGTTGGTCATCCAACTCGGCACCTTTCGGCACGCTAAATTTAAACAAGCTGTCGGCAAGTGCTTGATTGGTAATATTGCGCAATTGATATAAATTCGCTTGTCCATCACGCTCAACCGTGCTGAAATTTTTCAACACACCGTCGGCATCCACGCGAATATTAAATTGTTTAATCGCACTTTTTTTGTCTTTCGGTGTTAAGGTAAAACTATCCGCTTGTTGTTCCACGCTATATTGTTGCCAATGAGATTTATCGTTACTGGTCAACAACACAAATGGCGTATTATTTATCGCATCTTTCACCCAATTAGCGGTCACTTGTTCCACAAAAGGATCATAGAACCACAGCGTTTTTCCATCGGAAATAATCTGGGTTTCTTGTGGCGTTTTATTCTCCATACGGAATAAATTTGGGCGTTTAATCTGGATTTTTCCCGAACCCTGTTGCACGTCTTTGCCCTTCGGATCGCTAACTTTTTGCGTATAATCCGCGCTCAAGGTATCCACTTTATTTAAGCGCGCCTGCAATTCTTCCGCCGCGCCCGCCCAAGCCAAGCTACTCATAGAGGCTAATAAAAGTGCGGTCCATTTTACCGTTTTTTTCATCATTTACGTTCCTTTCAGTTAATAGTCGGACTGTCTTGCTAAAATTTCGCGTTTACCGTTTTGCATCGGAGAAACAATACCTTGCTCCTCCATTTGATCCATAATCCGTGCAGCGCGATTAAATCCGACTTTAAATTTACGTTGAATAGAGGAAACTGATGTGGTGCCAGTGGCAATCACAAATTCCATCACTTCATCAAATAAATCATCTAAATCATCGCTGTCTGATGCACTGCGGGTATTCTCCTCCTCATCATCAGAACCCGCGAGAATATTTTCAATATAATTTGGCTTCCCTCTTGCCCTCCAATCATCCGCCACACGCGCTACTTCATCATCACTCATAAACGCCCCATGTACCCGAATCAAATCCGAAGATCCTTGCCCTGAATACAACATATCGCCACGTCCAAGCAAGGCTTCCGCCCCGGTTTGATCCAAAATGGTACGCGAGTCAATTTTACTCGCCACGGTAAAGGCAATGCGGCTTGGGATATTCGCTTTAATCAATCCCGTAATAACATCTACTGACGGACGTTGTGTCGCCAAAATCAAATGAATACCGATCGCACGCGCTTTTTGTGCCAAACGAGCAATCAACTCTTCAATTTGTTTACCGGCAACCATCATCAAATCAGCAAACTCATCCACGATAACCACAATATAACTTAATTTTTCCAATGGCGGCGGTAGGCTGTCCGTGGTATCACCTGGGCGCCAAACCGGATTTGGAATTGGCATTCCCATCGCATTATATTCATCAATTTTGTCGTTGAAGCCCTCAATATTGCGCACCCGCAAAGCGGATAAAAGCTGATAACGACGCTCCATTTCATCCACGCACCAACGCAACGCGTTCGCTGCTTTTTTCATGTCGGTAACCACTTCGGTCAACAAATGCGGAATGCCATTATAAATGGACAATTCCACCACTTTCGGGTCAATCATAATAAATTTGACTTCTTCCGGTTTAACGCGGAACAGCAAACTCAAAATCATGGTATTCACCCCAACGGATTTTCCCGAACCGGTAGAACCCGCCACCAATAAATGTGGCATTTTGGCTAAATCCACCACCACCGGTTTACCGCTAATATCTTTGCCTAACGCCATGGATAAGAGGGATTTCGATTGACGAAACTCATCACTATCTAACACATCACGCAAAGGCACGGTTTGGCGGCTCACATTCGGCGTTTCAATGCCGATATAAGGTTTGCCCGGAATCACTTCCGCCACACGAATGGATCGGAACATTAACGCTCGTGCTAAATCCGTATCAATACTGCTGACTTTAGAGGCTTTGACACCCGGTTGCAATTCAAGTTCATAACGGGTGACCACCGGACCAATTAACACATCTTTTACCGTGGCTTTAACGTTAAAGTTGCGCAATTGTTGTTCAATTCGCTGCGAAGTTTGCTCAATTTCCTCACGGGTAATTTGTTGCGCTTGCGCCGGACGATATTCCAACAAATCCAACGTCGGTAGCGGTGTCGTCGGTTTTTCTATTATCATTGATTTTCGTTGCAACGCTGGATGAATTAAGGTTTCACTATAAGATTTATAAGGCATTGGCGAGGCATTTTCCAGCGTATGCGCCACATTCGTCGGTGCCAAAATCACATTAAGCGCATCTTCCGCATTTAAGGCTTTCGCACGTGATGCCAGTTCATCTAATCGTTGTTGTTCTTGCGCCGCAAATTGGCGAGCTAATTCATTATGTAAGTCCGCCTCTGCTGGATCGTCCCCCCCCTCATCCGCTGCAAGTGCGGTCATTTTTGGTGCAGTTTGCGTATGCGTTGGAAGCGAAACTTTCGGCATGGATAAGCCATTATCCAAAACCGCTGCATGTTGTAGCCCAATGTCATTTTGAGCTGGCATTTCATTTTTAATGGAAAAATCTACCGCACTTTGCGACACTTCTGGCGCGCGCTCGCCCTGACTTAACTTCATCTTCGACGAAATGGTCACGTTCGGTAATTCCGTAGCAAGATCCATGGTATAACCAAAACCGGCGCCCGATTTTTCCGTCGCACTCGAAACGTCTGACAGACCAACTCGCATTTCCTCAAGAGAGGCATTTGCCTTCACCTCTTGCGCAACATCCGTCGTCACTGGCACTATTTCACGTTGACTGGTTACCGTTTGCGTCGGTGGCGGGGTTAATCCACGAATATTAATCAAATGCCCGACATCCACCAATTTACCTTGTGTCACATTTTCGCTAACGTTGATAGTTGGCGCTTTTTGAATAATAATTTCCTCAATCGCTTCCGCTTCAGTGGACGCCTCTACCGGTACGTGATTTTGCGGCGCATTCGGCTCTTCATTTTTCATTGTCAACCAGGCATAAAAACGCATAAGTAACCGAATTAATGAGGCACCGGAGCAAAAAATAAACCCCACCACACTCAAAATAACGGCAAATAATAAAATACCAAATTTACCCAATAACGAAAAAAAACTGGCAATCAAACTGCCGCCAAGTACGCCGCCGGATAAATAATAAGGTGTGTTAGAAAGCAATAGCGTTGACAAGGCAGTTAAGCCACACAGCAACAGCACAAAACCAAAAATACGCAAGGAAAAACGCGTCCAAGTTAAGCAATCAATGCGCTTGGTACGAATAAAATAAATCGGCGCAACAAATAGCACAAAAGGAATAATATTCCCCACATGACCAAACAAAGCAAAAAATAAATCGATCACCCAAGCACCTAATTTACCCGCTTTATTCAAGGTGACCGGTTGTGATGAAGACACTGACCAAGAACTGTCAAACGGGTTATAACTTACCCAAGCGATAATTAAATAAAGCCCGAAAAGGGCGGTCAATCCGAGTAAAAATTCAATAACATATTGTTTAGGGGTAAAATGTTCGCTAATTTTTTTGATCATTGTCCGTTAACATTATTTGAGTTGTAAAAAATTGGTTTGTTTCACTTCTTCCATCACCACGTAGGTGCGAGTATCATTAACGCCCGGTAAGCGTAGCAACGTGGTGCCGAGTAATTTGCGGTATGCTGCCATATCTGCCACGCGGGTTTTTAATAAATAATCAAAATCGCCGGATACCAAATGACATTCTTGAATTTCATCTAATTGTTGTACCGCCGCATTAAACTCCTCAAACACATCAGGCTTGCCACGTACCAACGTAATTTCCACAATCACCAGCAGCGGCGAGTCCAATAACTCGGGATTAAGCAGCGCCCGATAGCCCATGATAACCCCTTGTTTCTCCAAACGTTTTACCCGTTCTAAACAAGGCGTTGGCGACAGCCCGACTTTTTTTGAAAGATCAATATTGGAGATTTTCCCATTACGTTGTAATTCATTTAAAATTTTAATATCAATACTGTCTAATGACTTAAATTTTTTTTCCATTGGTCATCCCCACCTGTAGAATTAAGCAAAATAGCTTTTAATTCTACACTATTTATTTTAAATTGTGGGGCTATTTTAACGACGTTCGCGCCGATTTTCTTCCGTTTCTGGTTCTAAATCCAATTTTGCCATCAATACCTGATCGCCATCCTCTTCTGGATTTTCCGTCACCAATAATTTATCACCGTAAAAAATCGAATTAGCCCCCGCCATAAAACACATGGCTTGCATTTCTTCCGACATTCCTTGACGACCGGCAGATAAACGTACGTAGCTTTTCGGCATCACAATTCGCGCCACTGCAATGGTGCGCACAAATTCGGTCCAATCCAATGGTGTGGCATCTTCCAACGCTGTACCTTCCACTTTCACCAATTGATTAATCGGTACCGATTCCGGTTGCGGATCTAAATTAGCAAGACTTGCGATCAAACCGGCACGTTCTTTGCGGGTTTCATTCATGCCAACAATCCCGCCGCAACATACTTTTAATCCCGCTTTGCGTACTTTTCCTAAGGTATTAATTCGGTCGTCAAACCGACGAGTACCGATAATTTTCTCGTAATGTTCTGGCGCGGTATCCAAGTTATGATTGTAATAATCTAAGCCTGCTTCTTTTAATTCTTCCGCCATCCCATCTTGCAACAGCCCAAATGTCCCGCAAGTTTCCAAGCCTAAGGCTTTCACTGCTTTAATAATTTCCGTCACTTTTTCCATGTCTTTCGGCTTTGGACCGCGCCACGCCGCCCCCATACAAAAACGTCCCGCGCCGCGCGCTTTGGCGATCTTGGCTTTGGCAACAATCTCATCAATCTCTAATAACGCTTGTTTTGCCACGCCAGTGTTATAACGCGCCGACTGTGGACAATAACCGCAATCTTCCGGACAACCGCCGGTTTTAATCGACAACAAAGTAGAAAGTTGGATCGCTTGTGGATTAAAATGCTCGCGGTGAACCTGTGCCGCCCGATAAACTAACTCTAAAAATG
This sequence is a window from [Pasteurella] mairii. Protein-coding genes within it:
- the lolA gene encoding outer-membrane lipoprotein carrier protein; this encodes MMKKTVKWTALLLASMSSLAWAGAAEELQARLNKVDTLSADYTQKVSDPKGKDVQQGSGKIQIKRPNLFRMENKTPQETQIISDGKTLWFYDPFVEQVTANWVKDAINNTPFVLLTSNDKSHWQQYSVEQQADSFTLTPKDKKSAIKQFNIRVDADGVLKNFSTVERDGQANLYQLRNITNQALADSLFKFSVPKGAELDDQRKK
- the ftsK gene encoding DNA translocase FtsK — encoded protein: MIKKISEHFTPKQYVIEFLLGLTALFGLYLIIAWVSYNPFDSSWSVSSSQPVTLNKAGKLGAWVIDLFFALFGHVGNIIPFVLFVAPIYFIRTKRIDCLTWTRFSLRIFGFVLLLCGLTALSTLLLSNTPYYLSGGVLGGSLIASFFSLLGKFGILLFAVILSVVGFIFCSGASLIRLLMRFYAWLTMKNEEPNAPQNHVPVEASTEAEAIEEIIIQKAPTINVSENVTQGKLVDVGHLINIRGLTPPPTQTVTSQREIVPVTTDVAQEVKANASLEEMRVGLSDVSSATEKSGAGFGYTMDLATELPNVTISSKMKLSQGERAPEVSQSAVDFSIKNEMPAQNDIGLQHAAVLDNGLSMPKVSLPTHTQTAPKMTALAADEGGDDPAEADLHNELARQFAAQEQQRLDELASRAKALNAEDALNVILAPTNVAHTLENASPMPYKSYSETLIHPALQRKSMIIEKPTTPLPTLDLLEYRPAQAQQITREEIEQTSQRIEQQLRNFNVKATVKDVLIGPVVTRYELELQPGVKASKVSSIDTDLARALMFRSIRVAEVIPGKPYIGIETPNVSRQTVPLRDVLDSDEFRQSKSLLSMALGKDISGKPVVVDLAKMPHLLVAGSTGSGKSVGVNTMILSLLFRVKPEEVKFIMIDPKVVELSIYNGIPHLLTEVVTDMKKAANALRWCVDEMERRYQLLSALRVRNIEGFNDKIDEYNAMGMPIPNPVWRPGDTTDSLPPPLEKLSYIVVIVDEFADLMMVAGKQIEELIARLAQKARAIGIHLILATQRPSVDVITGLIKANIPSRIAFTVASKIDSRTILDQTGAEALLGRGDMLYSGQGSSDLIRVHGAFMSDDEVARVADDWRARGKPNYIENILAGSDDEEENTRSASDSDDLDDLFDEVMEFVIATGTTSVSSIQRKFKVGFNRAARIMDQMEEQGIVSPMQNGKREILARQSDY
- the lrp gene encoding leucine-responsive transcriptional regulator, whose product is MEKKFKSLDSIDIKILNELQRNGKISNIDLSKKVGLSPTPCLERVKRLEKQGVIMGYRALLNPELLDSPLLVIVEITLVRGKPDVFEEFNAAVQQLDEIQECHLVSGDFDYLLKTRVADMAAYRKLLGTTLLRLPGVNDTRTYVVMEEVKQTNFLQLK
- the bioB gene encoding biotin synthase, with translation MTTNTIQIPSLTPHPTLEYWSVCKVEALFETPFLELVYRAAQVHREHFNPQAIQLSTLLSIKTGGCPEDCGYCPQSARYNTGVAKQALLEIDEIVAKAKIAKARGAGRFCMGAAWRGPKPKDMEKVTEIIKAVKALGLETCGTFGLLQDGMAEELKEAGLDYYNHNLDTAPEHYEKIIGTRRFDDRINTLGKVRKAGLKVCCGGIVGMNETRKERAGLIASLANLDPQPESVPINQLVKVEGTALEDATPLDWTEFVRTIAVARIVMPKSYVRLSAGRQGMSEEMQAMCFMAGANSIFYGDKLLVTENPEEDGDQVLMAKLDLEPETEENRRERR